Genomic window (Bacteroides sp. AN502(2024)):
TTCAACAGAGAGTAGTCCATTTTCTTTATGTCTAAATAATTCTTGCCGAAATAAAAGCTGCAATCAAACTCCTGATCTAATAGTTTGAATATACTTTCTCTATAATGCTGAGCAAAATTATATATAATACATATTCTTTTTTTACGATTATTATCTGGCATTTCTAAGACTATTAATTGATGGTAAAGCAAAAACAAACCCGACAGCAAACCATAATTGGTATGTATTTAACCAATATCCACTAAATAAGCAAAGGATGAATCCTTTAAAAAAAATCAATAAAATCAACATACAGCCAATATTCTCTTTACTCAATCTCAGCAGTTTCTTTACTATTTTATATATACTCAATGACACAACGATACATCCCAAAATCCCAATCTCTGCCAATAAATCGAGAAAAATATTATGAGAATATATGCCTAAATTCATCCAAATTGAACCTAAACCACCTCCAACATAATCAGTATCATAGAATATCTGTAAACTTTTACGCCTTAATCCTGCTCTAGCATCGTCAACGTTGATACTAGAAAGCACTCTACTAAAGCCATCTGATTTCCACAAATTTAAATTATTCGCGATAATAAAAAAAATGGCTATGATTATTCCTATAATTATAAATGATTTTAAAATTCCTATTCCTCTAAGATTTCGCAATTTATACAAGAAAAATAATAAATAAAACAACAATAAAACAGCACCGCCCCTTCCCCCTGATATCAAACAAACAATGGCGCAAACAAAACAAGTTATTAATACAGGAATTTTAAACAAATTAAAACTTTTTAAGCCCTTTGCGGTCGAAAAAACAATGTAATAACCCCCAAATGCTACCATCTCCGCGCAAATATAAGCAACATTTTGATAATCAAGGCTTGTTTCTGTTTGAACGAGACCATTCTTAAGAGCACTCATGTAACCAAAAGTACTTATCGTTAAACCTATTGGTAATATAAAGAATGGTAGTATTTCATCAATTTTATTAAAGTTTGGATATGTTGCCAGATGACACCCTGAGATTGATGATGCAATACATATACAACCAAAATATAATATCGCTGAAGAATACAAATCTGGAACATCAGGATAAAAGAAACCTGTTATAATAAACATTGAGAGAATACATGCAAGTATGGCAATCACGTGAAAATTTCCCTTTATATTCTTACCTCTAAATAGATCTCTCATCAAAATTATATAAGAAATCACACCTATGACCGCAAACCAATTCTGTAACATCCCAGATTTCACAGAAATATCCTTTGCAGACATATAGCTTCCAAAAATTTCTCCAGCGAACAAATTCACTAAGAAAAAAAAGGGAAATATATAATGTCTTACACTATTCATCTTTATATTTTACGTTTAATCCGTTTGATGAAATATTCGATGTCGACAATTGAAGGGAGAAATCTTAAACCAATAGAGAATCTAAAAAATCTATTTAGAATAACAAGAGGTTTAAATCCGCAAAGTAATGGGGACGTATAATGATCATACTCTATGTCAAGAGAGTCATTATAGACATCATCAATTAATTTCTGCCAATGTGGCATTATATTAAAAGGGGAAAATTTTGTTATATACCGTTTTGCATTATGTCCTAGTTTTACGTTCAAGTCGTAATTCCTTAATAATTTTACAATATCTCTTTGTATATCATATAAACTATGAGACAACAATGCCGTAACACCAGGAATAGTGGTATCATAATAGCCGTTTTTTGCTCTAGATACAACTGGTAATTGTGCGGCGGCCATTTCAACAATACCCATACCAAATGTTTCTCGAAGATTTGATGGATTTATAATTCCAACGCTTGCATTTCTAAAATAGTTCTCTTTATCAGAACCTACTATACCTAAAAATTGAATCGAATCAACTATATCTCCATTTTTATCAGTTATAAATGGCATACATTGTCTTTCGAATTCGGCTTTAGCAATTCCATATTTACCCAATTCCCCTTTTCCATATAAATTACCTGATCCCATTACTAATAATATAGCATTGGGAACTTGTTTTACAACACCCTTCCAAATACGACATACTT
Coding sequences:
- a CDS encoding glycosyltransferase, with amino-acid sequence MINVAFYLGNNTGSTVNAINIENGNPGVGGTQYVMLLVAHYLSMKDRYKITILSSREYILPPPIDKSLFVSSIDDLFDAMDILNVDILILREYSNEIAYQIRNTNIKVIYWSHNYIDDSLCKFIASTPQVKCNVFVGKQQYDSYADNDIIKKSVCIYNIFNDKCSENRINDSKTVVFLGSITSKKGFLEVCRIWKGVVKQVPNAILLVMGSGNLYGKGELGKYGIAKAEFERQCMPFITDKNGDIVDSIQFLGIVGSDKENYFRNASVGIINPSNLRETFGMGIVEMAAAQLPVVSRAKNGYYDTTIPGVTALLSHSLYDIQRDIVKLLRNYDLNVKLGHNAKRYITKFSPFNIMPHWQKLIDDVYNDSLDIEYDHYTSPLLCGFKPLVILNRFFRFSIGLRFLPSIVDIEYFIKRIKRKI